The DNA window TGGCGTGCCCAGGCAGCGAGTTCCGGCCAGCGCGTTTCCTGTTCCACATCGGCCATGAGCAATGGCTGCCGCAACTGCCCAACCCAATCATGGGAGGCGGCCTCGACGGACAGTTCCAGCACAGGCGTGAGCTGGTCGCGCGGCGTCGCGGCGCACGTTTGCACGCACAACACATTGCGCGCCGGGTCATATAAGATCAGGGCGAGAGCCTCGAACTCGGCCACCGCACCAAGCAATTCGGCCAAGTGCCGGTGCAAGGACGTCAGATCGCGCTGCGCCGCAATGGCTTCCGAAGCGCGCAGCAGTGCGCGATATTGCCGAAGCAACACGGGACTATCCTGAGTTGGCAGGTCGTGATTCATACGCGCGCCATTTTACGCAAGGCCGCCGGGTTTGCGAATCGCCGTCGGTGTACATGGTGACGGCGAGCAGCACCATGCACCACCTGCGCGCACGGCAGGGCAATGGCATTGAATCGAGGTTTAGAGTTCACGCTTCAGCGTGTCCAAGTCGAGTCAACACGCTGAAGCGTGAACTCTAAACCTCGATTCGATGCCATTACTCCGTCAGCGCAGCTTGGCGCAATTGAACAAGGTCAATAGTAATTATTATTCTTGACAGAAGCCGAAGACGCGCCTAGACTGCTTTTCGTGTAAGGAGACAGCAATGGTGAAAGTCAGTTCCAAAGCAATGCGGCGCGCGCTCAAATCCAAGCTCGAGCAGCAGGGCGCCTTGCTCACGCAGCAGCGCACGGCGGTGTATGAGTATTTGCACCGGGCCGTGCACCATCCGTCGGCAGAAGATGTATTTCTGGCGGTCAAGGCGCAATTGCCCAAGCTCAGTTTGGCGACGGTTTATAAAAACCTGGAGGCGTTGGTGGCCTGTGGCGCGGCGTCCAAATTGACCTATGGCGATGCAGCGGCGCGCTATGACATTCGCACCGACCACCATTACCATGCGCGCTGTTTGCAATGCGGGCGCATCACGGATGTCGAACCGGCGGCGCAAGCGGCGTTGGGTGATGACATCAAAGCGCCGCGCGGGTTCCGCGTGGAAGATTATCGCGTCGAACTTTTGGGCCGCTGCCGCCAATGCCAATAACCATTTCCATTTTGAAGGAGGAAACGTATGCCGAAAACTTACCACACCAGTATTGATCTCGATGCCGAAACGCGCGCGCAAATCATTGCGCTGCTCAACCAGCATCTGGCCGACACTTTCGATTTGTACAGCCAGACCAAGCAGGCGCACTGGAATGTCAAAGGCGCGCAGTTCTTTCAACTGCATGAACTCTACGACAAGCTGGCCGCCGAATTGATTGATCACGTGGACACGATTGCCGAGCGCGCCACAGCCTTGGGCGGCACCGCGCTGGGCACCTTGCAGATGGCGGCCAAGGCGACGCGGCTGGGCGATTACCCGGCAGAGGCCGTCGCCGGCCAGGTCAGCTTGCAAACGCTGGTCGAACGCTTTGCCGCGCTGGCAACCACCACGCGCGCGGCGATTGAGGAAGCGGACAAATTGGGCGACGCGAACACGGCGGATCTTTTCACCGGCGTTTCGCGCGCGCTGGATAAGTCGCTCTGGTTCCTGGAAGCGCATCTGCAAGCGTAATCACACGACAAATTTGTCAGGCTTGGGAGCCGTGCGTATACTGCCGCGCATGGTTCCCAAGCTTCTCTTTCTAGCCGCCCTGCTCTTTTCCATTTCGCCCTGGGCTTCGCCGCCGTTGGCGCTGGCATTGGGCATCGGCTTCGGACTCTTCCTCGCTCATCCCTTTCCCAAAGAAGCAAAAACCTACGCCAAAACCTTGCTGCAAGTCAGCGTCGTCGGGCTGGGCTTCGGCATGAATCTGCACGAGGTTGTGCGCGCCGGGCGGTCGGGCTTTCTTTACACCGCCATCGGCATTACGGCGACGATGCTGTTGGGCTTGGCACTGGGACGCATGATGAAAGTCGCCGAAACCAATGCCCTGCTGATTGCAGTGGGCACGGCGATTTGCGGCGGCAGCGCGATTGCGGCGGTCGGCCCCGTCATCAAAGCCAAAGACGAAGAGATGTCCATCTCGCTGGGCACGGTTTTTATTTTGAATTCGGTCGCGTTGCTGATCTTCCCGGCCATTGGCGCGGCGGTGGGCTTGAGCCAAACGCAATTCGGTTTGTGGGCGGCCTTGGCGATTCACGACACGAGTTCGGTCGTTGGCGCGGCGGCGAAATATGGGGCCCAGGCATTGGCGGTGGGTACGACGGTCAAGCTGGCGCGCGCGCTGTGGATCGTGCCGCTGACGCTGGGCATTGCCTTCACGCGCCGCCAGCAAGCCAAGATTCAATGGCCCTGGTTCATCTTGTTTTTCTGTTTGGCAGCAGTGCTGAAAACCTATGTTGCCTTTGGCGCGCCGGTTTATGACTGGTTGGTGCTGGCGGCGAAGGCCGGGTTGCGCGCGACGTTGTTTCTGATCGGCAGCGGCATTTCCATTGCGACGCTGAGGAAAGTCGGCGCGCGGCCTCTGGTGCTGGGCGTCGTGCTGTGGTTGATCGTGGGCGTGCTCTCGCTGGCATTGATACGCGGCGGCGTCATTGGGTGGTAAAACATGGCTCCTATTCCCGGCATACAATTTATCCGCGCGATTCCCGTACCCATCCGTATTGGTCTGTTGCTGATCTTGACTGCGCTCTCTGCGGTCGCCTCGTTCTTTTATGTCAATCGCCCCAAACCGGCGCTGCTGACGGACAAGGACACAATTCTGCTGACCGAATTTGAGAACCGCACGGGCGATGTGCTATTTGATGGTGCATTGCGGCAGGGACTGCTGCTGCAATTGCAACAGTCGCCGTTTCTCGACCTCTTCCCGGACGCGCGCATTCAACAGACCTTGCAGCAGATGAAGCGTGCACCAGAGGAACGCCTGACGCGCGACATTGGGCGCGAGATCGCGCGGCAACACGGCCTAAAAGCCTTCATCACCGGTGTAATTGCCAAACCTGATCGCTATTATTTGCTCACGCTGGAAGCGCTCGACAGTCAGACGGGTGCGCGCCTCGTGCTGGTGGAAACCGACGCCGAAAGCCGGGATGCCGTGCTGCGTGCCCTGACGCAAGCGGCGGCGGAATTGCGCAGCAGGCTGGGCGAAAAACTCATTACGGTCCGCCGCTACACCTCACCGCTAGAAGTCATGACCGGTTCGGTTGAGGCGCTCAAAGCATACACGCTGGCAAACGCAGCGCACTTGCGCGGCCAATATCTTGAAGCCATCCCGCTTTACCAGCGCGTGCTGACACTCGATCCCAATTCCACTATCGCCTACAGCGGGCTGGCGGCGGTGTACGGCGCGTCGCAGCAACCCGCGCTGGCAATTGAGGCGACAACCAAAGCGTATGACTTACGCGAGCGCGTGGGCGAGTTGGAGAATTTCCGCCTGACGTTTCTGTATCACTCGCTGGTGACGGGCAAGCTGGAAAAATGCATTGAGGTATTGAAACAGCAACAGCGCGTTTATCCGCGTGATTTGAGCGTTTATGAAAACCTCGCCAGCACGTATCGCCAACTCGGCCAGTTCGAGTTGGCGGACGCCACTGCGGCGGAAGCGTTGCGGCACAAGCCAAATCCGGCGGCGGCGCCTTGAAAGCGTGAAAGACAGATGAAGAAAGCAGATGCGGGTTTGCCGGTGCTGAGCGCGGCCAAAAAGAATTTCGAGTGGGTAAGTTCGGACGAACAGCTAGGCCTTCAATGCGTGCGCCGCAACAGCTTCCAAATCTGCGGTCGCCCATCTGTTCGATCCAGTCCTTCGTAACGGGCGGACAACTCAGCGCGATTCAGCAAATGGCCTTGCAGCCAAACTTCGGCAGAGAGAAAGGCGCCGCGTTTTAGCTCACCCGCCAGATCGCGGCGATTGACCAGCACTTCCAGGCTGAATTGTTCGAGGGCGATTTGCACCCAAATGAGATCGCTGGTCGTTTGGGGGTTTTTCAATTCGCGCCACGAAGTGATGGGGCCGCGCACGACATAATCATTCTCGGCAACCTGCCGGCGCGGATAGCGTTGACTGAGCGGCGCAAAGACGGGCTTTTGGCTGCGTTTGTTCAAACGCGCGCGATAGGCCAGGCCGGAAACCGTCGCGGTCAACGCGCCATCCCGGAATTCGCGCGGGTTGATTTCGGTCAGGTTTTGCAATTCGAAAACCAAATCGGTTTGCGTGCCGGCAATTTTGCCGCGCATCACGGCTTCGCCTTCCAGCTCGAATTCGATGATTTCCCAGGGATAGAGTTTGAAGAGTTGGCGGCCTCGAAAGGCCGGGCGGCAATCGGCATAAAACAAACCATCGTGCGACTCGTGCAAGACCGTCCAGACTTCCAGCCCTTCGCCCAGGCGCCAGCAACAGCCGTGCAGCACGACCTGTTCGCGCCGCGCCTGTGAGAGCGCGCCGCGTTGCTGCGCCTCTTCGGCCAACGCTTGATAAGAAGCGGCGTCGTTGACTTTGAATCCGATGGCGTCGAAGGGCTCACCCATAATGCTGGTTTAGGAATGTCTCTCTTTCTTGTTGATCGGGCGATTCAGTGTGAGCGGATTGGGCGGGGCGTATTGGCGCACGCCGCGAATGTTGCGCGCCGGGCCGTGCGCGGGCTTCTTGCCGCTGCGCACCATCTCGGCGAACAAGTCCACGTCATAATCGCATTCGCGCGACATCTCTTCGCGGATGGCGTGCAACTCTTCTAAGAAGCGGGGACGTTGGTACATAAAGCAGTTGGCAGTTGGCAGTTGGCAGTTGGCAGTAGTTAGCGGCTGAAATAACAACCTACTGACTACTGACTACTGTCTACTGTCTACTTTTCAATCACAACTCGCTGACTAAAAACTCCGGCGTGATGATGCCGGGAACGAAAAAGCCAGCCGAGGTGTTAAAGAGGCGGATGCGCGCCTGTTGGTGAACGCTCGCCATAAAGCCGAAATTCCAGGTCACCAGATAGTCAATCTTATGAAACGAAGCCAGCGCCACGTGCAACGCATCGCCTAGATATTTGCGGCGAAAGATGCCGCGCGCGATGTAACCGTCCGCCAGTATGGCAGCCTCTTCGGTAACTTCCAACTGCGGCAGGCCGCGAATCAATTTCAAGTAACTGCGCCGGTATGGCTCGCGCGCGCGCTCCAATTCGCGCTCGACCAGCGGCGAAACAAAGGCGCGGTAATTTTTCAATTCGTGATCCCACCAGCGCATCGTCAAATCACGTCGGAACGATTCGCCCTTGTCCAAATAGGCGCCGATCACTGACGTTTCGAGATAGATACTGGAAGCCATATAAGTCAGTAGTCAGTAGTCAGTAGTCAGTAGTTGGTTGGTTGCGCAGTCTTCATTAGCCACTGACTACTGACTACTTCCCTTCACTGTTTTCCGTCCGCCACCGAAATCGCTTTGGACTGGGGCGTCAGTTTCATGGAGTAACGGCGCAGGTCAATTCTGACCAGAAAATGCGACAGATAATCGCCGCCCAAAATGCCGTGCTGCTCAAAACCGGAGGTTTCATTCACCGCGCCTAGGTCGAGAATCAAGGCGCGGGAGTTGCTCTTGCGCAGCCCGCTGACCGTCAGGGCGGATAAACCCAGCGCCTCGGCGCCCTCTTCGATGCCTGCTGCGCCGATGACACGATAGGTTTCACCGGCGATCTTCAGATCTTCGAGTTGATGCCGGGCGACGGTGGCTTTTGAAATCACCGTGGTGGTCGCGCCGGTATCAATGATGAAATTGAGCGGACGGTCCAAGCGCGGCAGGATGGTTTCGGCGCTGGCCAGCCCGCCGCTGGTGCTGCGGATCGGGACTTCAGTGCCGATGATGGCGGCGATGACGTCGCCACCCGGCACAGGGTTCGCGAGCGGCGGGGCCGGACTGGTTGGCGTGGCAGGCTGCCCGCTTGTTTCAGTCTGCGCGAGTTGTTCTTGCGGAAAATGCCGATCCAGCGTCAATTCGCGTTTCTGGTAATCAATCGTGATCAGGTAATTCGCCAGCATCGAAAGGCCGATATAACCATCGGCGCGCTCAGACGCCGGGGCGTCATCGGCGTGGTGCACGGTGCGAATGTAAACCGGAATGGCTTCGATGCGCACTTCGCCAAGCTGCATGGAATCAAGCAAGCCATACACAATCGGGAAGGTGCCGCTGCCGCCGACAGCGCGCGCCTTGCCGCCCCGCGCCACCGGTTTGATGCCGAGCCGGGCCGCCGCCTCATCCGAAATCACCGAGAGGCTCGCGCCCGTATCCACCACGAAACGCAACGGCCCTTTGCCATTGACCATAACGTTGACGAAGGGGCGATAGCGCACCAAATCGAATTTGACCGAGGAAGCTTCCTTGCCAGCGGCGCGATGGATTTTGGTGCTGCCCAGGTAGCGGTAAAACGCGATCAGGCCGCGAATGCGTTCGCGGCGTTCAATGTCGCTTTTGGGCGAAACTTCGAGATAGCGCTGATAGGCGTCGGCGGCTTCGCTGTATTGCTCCAACCGTGAACAGGCGCGCGCCAGCGAGACGTAATAATCCGGCTCGTTCGGCTCAAGCGAAATCGCCTTGCGCAAGCCGTCGTAGGCGTTGCGCGCGCGGTTCTCGAAATACTCGATCTCGGCCAAACCGGCGTATGCCAGGGCTTCGCGTTCGTTGAGTTTGAGCGCCGTGAAGAGGGCTTCGACCGAGGTGCGAAATTCACCTGAGCGCAAGAGCGCCGTGCCAATCAACGAATGCGCGCGCGCGTTAACCGGCTCCACCGCCAGGACAGCCGTGGCGAGGTCGTAAGACTCTTGCAGTTTGGATTGTTTGAGCAGGACAAAACTCAGGCCGAGCCGCGCGGCTTTATCTTTGTCATCAAGGGCCAGCAACTCACGGTACGTCTTTTCGGCAAGGTCGAGATTGCCTTTGCGGACTTCGTCCTCGGCACGTTTGAAGGTCTTGTTGCGATTTTGCGCCCAGGCCGACGGTACAACCAGCAGCAAGGCCAACGCCAACAGCGAAAGCCGGAGAGCAGTTTTCATAAAACACCTCTTGTTGATGGGCTGAGGGAGGAGAGCTGATTTATGTGCAGCGCTCTTCCCTTATTTCAATATCTCACCGGTTTTGTGCGACCAGAGCAGGAGATCAAGTTCGTCAAAATCAATGTTCAAGTCCGCCGCGAATTCTCGCATGCTTTCTTCCAGCGCGAGATAGTTTTTTTTGTTCGTCGGCGGCTTGGGTTCAGCAATCACGCCACAGGCGTGCAAGGTATTCAGAATGTGTTTGTCCAAGATCGCGTAGCCCCGATACCCGATGTTGCGCAGGTAATGACTCGCCTCTTTGTAGCCAATGCCTTTGACGCCCGGCGTGCGCGCAAAATAGTCACGGCGCGCTTCGGCATCATCACCAAAGGTGGCGAGTTTGGCGCGCAAACACAGCCCGCAATCGTTTTGCAAATAACGGCGCGTCGTCACGACGTAGCCGGAACGCGCGCGCGGAAAACGATGCGCGCCCACCAGCACCGCTTCGAGCTTGCCTTGACTGCCCTTCAGCAAATGCCGCCGCACGCGCTCTACCGCCTTCAAACCCATCCGGGCACTCGCGCCCGCCGTGAAGATGCAATACGCCAACTCTTCAAACAAACGCGCGTCATCGCCGCTGCGTTGGATCTCGGCGAACTCGTTCAAGCGGGCGCGAATGGCGGCGCGT is part of the Acidobacteriota bacterium genome and encodes:
- a CDS encoding DUF3881 family protein, whose product is MGEPFDAIGFKVNDAASYQALAEEAQQRGALSQARREQVVLHGCCWRLGEGLEVWTVLHESHDGLFYADCRPAFRGRQLFKLYPWEIIEFELEGEAVMRGKIAGTQTDLVFELQNLTEINPREFRDGALTATVSGLAYRARLNKRSQKPVFAPLSQRYPRRQVAENDYVVRGPITSWRELKNPQTTSDLIWVQIALEQFSLEVLVNRRDLAGELKRGAFLSAEVWLQGHLLNRAELSARYEGLDRTDGRPQIWKLLRRTH
- a CDS encoding tetratricopeptide repeat protein; translation: MAPIPGIQFIRAIPVPIRIGLLLILTALSAVASFFYVNRPKPALLTDKDTILLTEFENRTGDVLFDGALRQGLLLQLQQSPFLDLFPDARIQQTLQQMKRAPEERLTRDIGREIARQHGLKAFITGVIAKPDRYYLLTLEALDSQTGARLVLVETDAESRDAVLRALTQAAAELRSRLGEKLITVRRYTSPLEVMTGSVEALKAYTLANAAHLRGQYLEAIPLYQRVLTLDPNSTIAYSGLAAVYGASQQPALAIEATTKAYDLRERVGELENFRLTFLYHSLVTGKLEKCIEVLKQQQRVYPRDLSVYENLASTYRQLGQFELADATAAEALRHKPNPAAAP
- a CDS encoding putative sulfate exporter family transporter: MVPKLLFLAALLFSISPWASPPLALALGIGFGLFLAHPFPKEAKTYAKTLLQVSVVGLGFGMNLHEVVRAGRSGFLYTAIGITATMLLGLALGRMMKVAETNALLIAVGTAICGGSAIAAVGPVIKAKDEEMSISLGTVFILNSVALLIFPAIGAAVGLSQTQFGLWAALAIHDTSSVVGAAAKYGAQALAVGTTVKLARALWIVPLTLGIAFTRRQQAKIQWPWFILFFCLAAVLKTYVAFGAPVYDWLVLAAKAGLRATLFLIGSGISIATLRKVGARPLVLGVVLWLIVGVLSLALIRGGVIGW
- a CDS encoding N-glycosylase/DNA lyase, yielding MKNQALIEELQQSYATKRAAIRARLNEFAEIQRSGDDARLFEELAYCIFTAGASARMGLKAVERVRRHLLKGSQGKLEAVLVGAHRFPRARSGYVVTTRRYLQNDCGLCLRAKLATFGDDAEARRDYFARTPGVKGIGYKEASHYLRNIGYRGYAILDKHILNTLHACGVIAEPKPPTNKKNYLALEESMREFAADLNIDFDELDLLLWSHKTGEILK
- a CDS encoding aspartyl protease family protein, with the protein product MKTALRLSLLALALLLVVPSAWAQNRNKTFKRAEDEVRKGNLDLAEKTYRELLALDDKDKAARLGLSFVLLKQSKLQESYDLATAVLAVEPVNARAHSLIGTALLRSGEFRTSVEALFTALKLNEREALAYAGLAEIEYFENRARNAYDGLRKAISLEPNEPDYYVSLARACSRLEQYSEAADAYQRYLEVSPKSDIERRERIRGLIAFYRYLGSTKIHRAAGKEASSVKFDLVRYRPFVNVMVNGKGPLRFVVDTGASLSVISDEAAARLGIKPVARGGKARAVGGSGTFPIVYGLLDSMQLGEVRIEAIPVYIRTVHHADDAPASERADGYIGLSMLANYLITIDYQKRELTLDRHFPQEQLAQTETSGQPATPTSPAPPLANPVPGGDVIAAIIGTEVPIRSTSGGLASAETILPRLDRPLNFIIDTGATTTVISKATVARHQLEDLKIAGETYRVIGAAGIEEGAEALGLSALTVSGLRKSNSRALILDLGAVNETSGFEQHGILGGDYLSHFLVRIDLRRYSMKLTPQSKAISVADGKQ
- a CDS encoding transcriptional repressor → MRRALKSKLEQQGALLTQQRTAVYEYLHRAVHHPSAEDVFLAVKAQLPKLSLATVYKNLEALVACGAASKLTYGDAAARYDIRTDHHYHARCLQCGRITDVEPAAQAALGDDIKAPRGFRVEDYRVELLGRCRQCQ
- a CDS encoding type II toxin-antitoxin system VapC family toxin — encoded protein: MASSIYLETSVIGAYLDKGESFRRDLTMRWWDHELKNYRAFVSPLVERELERAREPYRRSYLKLIRGLPQLEVTEEAAILADGYIARGIFRRKYLGDALHVALASFHKIDYLVTWNFGFMASVHQQARIRLFNTSAGFFVPGIITPEFLVSEL
- the dps gene encoding DNA starvation/stationary phase protection protein Dps, with product MPKTYHTSIDLDAETRAQIIALLNQHLADTFDLYSQTKQAHWNVKGAQFFQLHELYDKLAAELIDHVDTIAERATALGGTALGTLQMAAKATRLGDYPAEAVAGQVSLQTLVERFAALATTTRAAIEEADKLGDANTADLFTGVSRALDKSLWFLEAHLQA